In Gossypium arboreum isolate Shixiya-1 chromosome 5, ASM2569848v2, whole genome shotgun sequence, a single genomic region encodes these proteins:
- the LOC108465722 gene encoding uncharacterized protein LOC108465722, protein MKLNQADSTTDDLEPLFDYRRVQPLNIVCLDDDCSDTSPVPSPKRRKFANPKVAEVDLDKDVEVIKVVNVEEEDWLAPPPAVSTKAYSKIGEDSTIKELRRRKQELLLFAQSAKSMLQEVEESAKQEPSGSSKPSLDAVAEQPKNPAPERAKIVISIQNKDEIKQFRIYMDDKFEKLFSLYANKAKLDLQSLVFSFDGDKINLAATPASLGMEDDDIIEVHEKKS, encoded by the exons ATGAAATTAAATCAG GCCGATTCCACTACGGATGATCTTGAGCCTTTGTTCGATTACCGCCGTGTTCAGCCCCTGAACATTGTTTGCTTAGACG ATGACTGTTCAGATACTTCACCAGTTCCGTCACCAAAACGGAGGAAATTTGCTAATCCCAAA GTTGCGGAAGTAGATTTGGATAAAGATGTTGAAGTGATAAAAGTGGTGAATGTTGAAGAGGAGGATTGGTTGGCTCCCCCTCCTGCGGTTTCAACTAAAGCTTATAGCAAGATTGGTGAGGATTCAACCATAAAGGAGTTAAG GCGAAGGAAACAGGAATTGCTTTTGTTTGCACAATCTGCAAAAAGCATGTTGCAAGAAGTGGAGGAATCTGCAAAGCAAGAACCGAGTGGTTCCTCGAAACCTTCTTTAGATGCTGTAGCCGAACAACCAAAAAATCCTGCTCCCGAAAGGGCCAAAATAGTTATTTCAATCCAGAACAAGGATGAAATCAAGCAATTTCGTATATACATG GATGACAAGTTTGAGAAGCTCTTCAGCTTGTATGCCAATAAAGCTAAGCTTGACCTGCAAAGCTTAGTATTTTCTTTTGACGGCGATAAAATTAATCTGGCTGCAACCCCTGCAAGTCTAGGAATGGAGGATGATGACATTATCGAGGTGCATGAGAAGAAGAGCTGA